The following are encoded together in the Erwinia sp. E602 genome:
- the ftsW gene encoding cell division protein FtsW — protein sequence MRVPGLSFAGYLAGGLTSRIKGWVMGTRESDTNSMVLYDRTLLWLTFGLAIVGFVMVTSASMPVGQRLNDDPFYFAKRDAFYILLAFGMALVTLRIPMDFWQRYSNVMLLVTVAMLLVVLLVGSSVNGASRWIALGPLRIQPAELSKLSLFCYLASYLVRKVEEVRQNFWGFCKPMGVMVVLAVLLLAQPDLGTVVVLFVTTLAMLFLAGAKLWQFLAIIGSGIFAVCLLIVAEPYRMRRVTSFLDPWEDPFGSGYQLTQSLMAFGRGEFWGQGLGNSVQKLEYLPEAHTDFIFSILGEELGYIGVVLALLMVFFVAFRAMSIGRRALEIDQRFAGFLACSIGVWFSFQALVNVGAAAGMLPTKGLTLPLISYGGSSLIIMSTAIVFLLRIDYETRLAKAQAFTRG from the coding sequence ATGCGCGTACCGGGTCTGAGCTTCGCAGGATACCTGGCCGGTGGCCTTACCAGCCGCATAAAAGGCTGGGTGATGGGCACGCGGGAGAGCGACACCAACTCGATGGTGTTGTACGACCGGACGCTGCTGTGGCTGACCTTTGGCCTGGCGATCGTCGGCTTTGTAATGGTGACGTCGGCGTCGATGCCGGTCGGGCAGCGCCTGAACGACGACCCGTTCTACTTTGCCAAGCGCGATGCGTTCTACATCCTGCTGGCATTCGGCATGGCGCTGGTCACCCTGCGCATCCCGATGGATTTCTGGCAACGCTACAGCAACGTGATGCTGCTGGTGACGGTGGCGATGCTGCTGGTGGTGCTGCTGGTCGGTAGCTCGGTTAACGGCGCATCGCGCTGGATCGCACTTGGCCCGCTGCGTATTCAGCCCGCCGAGCTGTCGAAACTGTCGCTGTTCTGTTACCTCGCCAGCTATCTGGTGCGCAAGGTGGAAGAGGTGCGTCAGAACTTTTGGGGCTTCTGTAAACCGATGGGCGTGATGGTGGTGCTGGCGGTACTGCTGCTGGCGCAGCCCGATCTGGGTACGGTGGTGGTGCTGTTCGTCACCACGCTGGCGATGCTGTTCCTGGCCGGAGCGAAACTGTGGCAGTTCCTGGCGATTATCGGCTCGGGAATTTTTGCGGTTTGCCTGCTGATCGTGGCCGAACCTTACCGTATGCGCCGCGTCACCTCATTCCTCGATCCCTGGGAAGATCCGTTCGGCAGCGGCTACCAGTTAACCCAGTCGCTGATGGCCTTTGGCCGCGGCGAATTCTGGGGGCAGGGGCTGGGAAATTCGGTGCAAAAACTGGAATATTTACCGGAAGCGCACACCGATTTTATCTTCTCCATTCTCGGTGAGGAACTGGGTTATATCGGTGTGGTTTTGGCGTTGTTAATGGTATTCTTCGTCGCTTTTCGCGCGATGTCCATCGGACGCCGCGCTTTAGAGATCGATCAGCGTTTTGCCGGCTTTCTCGCCTGCTCAATTGGCGTGTGGTTCAGCTTCCAGGCGCTGGTTAACGTCGGTGCCGCGGCCGGGATGTTGCCGACCAAAGGCCTGACGTTGCCGCTGATCAGTTACGGTGGTTCGAGTCTGATTATTATGTCGACCGCCATCGTGTTTTTGTTACGTATTGATTATGAGACGCGTCTGGCC
- the murD gene encoding UDP-N-acetylmuramoyl-L-alanine--D-glutamate ligase produces MADYQGKKVVIIGLGLTGLSCVDFFLARGVTPRVMDTRVVPPGLEKLPKGVERWLGSLNDGWLQNADLIVASPGMALAHPSLAAAQDAGVEIVGDIELFCREAQAPIVAITGSNGKSTVTTLVGEMAKAAGWQVGVGGNIGLPALTLLTQPAQLYVLELSSFQLETTSSLQAAAATILNVTEDHMDRYPLGMQQYRAAKLRIYDGAAVCVVNADDAMSMPVRGADPRCVSFGVDVGDYHLNRQQGSVWLRARGEKVLDTAEMHLVGQHNYTNALAALALADAVGLPRASSLKALTTFGGLPHRFQLVHEHNGVRWINDSKATNVGSTEAALNGLQIKGTLWLLLGGDGKAADFSALTRYLQGDRVRTFCFGRDGAELAALRPEIATRTDTLAEAVQQIASQVQPGDMVLLSPACASLDQFKNFEQRGDLFAQLAREAG; encoded by the coding sequence ATGGCTGACTATCAGGGTAAAAAAGTGGTCATCATCGGGCTGGGGCTGACCGGCCTCTCCTGCGTTGATTTCTTTTTAGCGCGGGGAGTCACTCCCCGCGTGATGGATACCCGTGTCGTGCCGCCGGGGCTGGAGAAGCTGCCGAAAGGAGTGGAGCGCTGGCTCGGATCGTTAAATGACGGCTGGCTGCAGAACGCTGACCTGATCGTCGCCAGCCCTGGCATGGCGCTGGCGCACCCGTCGCTGGCGGCGGCACAGGATGCCGGCGTGGAGATCGTCGGTGATATCGAGCTGTTCTGCCGCGAAGCGCAGGCGCCGATCGTGGCGATCACCGGCTCTAACGGCAAAAGCACCGTTACTACCCTGGTGGGCGAGATGGCGAAGGCGGCGGGCTGGCAGGTCGGCGTGGGCGGCAATATCGGCCTGCCGGCGCTGACCCTGCTGACCCAGCCGGCACAACTCTACGTGCTGGAACTCTCCAGCTTCCAGCTGGAGACCACCTCCAGCCTGCAGGCGGCCGCGGCGACCATCCTCAACGTCACCGAGGATCATATGGATCGCTACCCGCTGGGGATGCAGCAGTATCGCGCCGCCAAGTTACGTATTTATGACGGTGCCGCGGTCTGCGTGGTCAACGCGGACGACGCGATGAGCATGCCGGTACGCGGTGCCGATCCGCGCTGCGTCAGTTTCGGCGTCGACGTCGGTGACTACCACCTCAACCGCCAGCAGGGCAGCGTCTGGCTGCGCGCGCGCGGGGAGAAAGTGCTGGATACCGCCGAGATGCACCTGGTCGGCCAGCACAACTACACCAACGCGCTGGCCGCGCTGGCGCTGGCCGACGCCGTCGGCCTGCCGCGCGCCAGCAGCCTGAAGGCGCTGACCACCTTTGGCGGGCTGCCGCACCGCTTCCAGCTGGTGCATGAACACAACGGCGTGCGCTGGATTAACGACTCGAAAGCCACCAACGTCGGCAGCACCGAAGCCGCGCTGAATGGTTTACAGATTAAGGGCACCCTGTGGCTACTGCTGGGCGGGGACGGCAAAGCTGCCGACTTCAGCGCGCTGACCCGCTATCTGCAGGGGGATCGCGTGCGCACCTTCTGCTTTGGCCGCGACGGTGCTGAACTGGCCGCGCTGCGCCCGGAGATTGCCACCCGGACCGACACGCTGGCTGAAGCGGTGCAGCAGATTGCCTCTCAGGTTCAGCCTGGCGATATGGTACTGCTGTCGCCGGCCTGTGCCAGCCTCGATCAGTTTAAGAACTTTGAACAGCGTGGCGACCTGTTCGCTCAGCTGGCGCGGGAGGCAGGCTGA
- the mraY gene encoding phospho-N-acetylmuramoyl-pentapeptide-transferase: MLVWLAEHLVSLYSGFNVFSYLTFRAIVSLLTALFISLWMGPRMIARLQQMSFGQVVRNDGPESHFSKRGTPTMGGIMILFSITVSVLLWAYPSNPYVWCVLFVLVGYGIVGFVDDYRKVVRKDTKGLIARWKYFWQSVIALAVAFAMYAIGKDTPATQLVVPFFKDVMPQLGLLYLLLTYFVIVGTSNAVNLTDGLDGLAIMPTVFVAAGFALVAWATGNVKFAEYLHIPYLRHAGELVIVCTAIVGAGLGFLWFNTYPAQVFMGDVGSLALGGALGTIAVLLRQEFLLVIMGGVFVVETLSVILQVGSFKLRGQRIFRMAPIHHHYELKGWPEPRVIVRFWIISLMLVLIGLATLKVR; this comes from the coding sequence ATGTTAGTCTGGCTGGCCGAGCATCTGGTCTCTTTATATTCCGGCTTTAACGTCTTTTCCTATCTGACGTTTCGCGCCATTGTCAGCCTGCTGACCGCGCTGTTTATCTCACTGTGGATGGGGCCGCGGATGATTGCCCGCCTGCAGCAGATGTCCTTTGGCCAGGTGGTGCGCAACGATGGCCCGGAGTCGCATTTCAGCAAGCGCGGCACGCCGACCATGGGCGGCATTATGATCCTCTTCTCGATTACCGTCTCGGTGCTGCTGTGGGCCTATCCCTCTAATCCGTACGTCTGGTGCGTGCTGTTTGTGCTGGTTGGCTACGGCATCGTCGGCTTCGTCGACGACTACCGCAAGGTGGTGCGCAAGGATACCAAGGGGCTGATTGCCCGCTGGAAATACTTCTGGCAGTCGGTGATCGCGCTGGCGGTGGCGTTCGCCATGTATGCCATCGGCAAAGATACCCCGGCTACCCAGCTGGTGGTGCCGTTCTTTAAGGACGTGATGCCGCAGCTTGGCCTGCTCTACCTGCTGCTGACCTACTTTGTGATCGTCGGCACCAGTAACGCGGTCAACCTGACCGACGGGCTGGACGGTCTGGCGATTATGCCGACGGTGTTCGTTGCCGCCGGCTTTGCGCTGGTGGCCTGGGCGACCGGTAACGTGAAGTTCGCCGAATACCTGCACATCCCTTACCTGCGCCATGCCGGCGAGCTGGTGATCGTCTGTACCGCCATCGTCGGGGCCGGGCTGGGCTTCCTGTGGTTTAACACTTATCCGGCGCAGGTGTTTATGGGTGACGTCGGTTCACTGGCGCTGGGCGGCGCGCTGGGCACCATCGCCGTGCTGCTGCGCCAGGAGTTCCTGCTGGTGATCATGGGCGGGGTGTTTGTGGTGGAAACGCTGTCGGTGATCCTGCAGGTCGGCTCGTTCAAACTGCGCGGCCAGCGTATTTTCCGCATGGCGCCGATCCATCACCACTATGAGCTGAAAGGCTGGCCGGAACCACGAGTCATCGTGCGCTTCTGGATTATTTCACTGATGCTGGTGCTGATTGGCCTGGCAACGCTGAAGGTGCGCTAA
- the murF gene encoding UDP-N-acetylmuramoyl-tripeptide--D-alanyl-D-alanine ligase: protein MIAITLQQLAEIAGGTLHGGDLSVNAVTTDTRKVTAGCLFIALKGERFDAHDFAADAVNAGSAALLVSKRLPVSASQVVVADTRIALGQLAGWVRQQSAARVVALTGSSGKTSVKEMTAAILRQCGETLYTAGNLNNDIGVPLTLLRLTAEHQYAVIELGANHQGEIAYTTELTRPETALVNNLAAAHLEGFGSLAGVAKAKGEIFNGLPLHGTAILNADSNDWPHWQAGLQGKTVWRFSPDAQADSDFYASEVRFSPRGTHFTLHSPQGEVAITLPLPGRHNIANALAATALSLSVGAPLSAVQSGLSQLQAVPGRLFPIVLNEQQLLLDDSYNANVGSMTAAAQVLGEMPGYRVLVVGDMGELGDEAAECHRQVGEAARLAGIDKVLSVGTLSRGISDASGVGEHFSDKAALSARVSELLAQHKTMTVLVKGSRSAAMEQVVHSLQEKGTC, encoded by the coding sequence ATGATCGCCATTACCCTGCAACAGCTGGCAGAGATCGCCGGTGGCACGCTGCACGGCGGCGACCTGAGCGTCAACGCGGTGACCACCGACACGCGTAAAGTGACCGCCGGCTGCCTGTTTATCGCCCTGAAGGGCGAACGCTTCGACGCCCATGACTTCGCCGCTGATGCGGTGAACGCCGGTTCGGCGGCGCTGCTGGTGAGTAAGCGCTTACCCGTTTCCGCCTCACAGGTGGTGGTGGCCGACACCCGCATTGCCCTCGGGCAACTGGCGGGCTGGGTTCGCCAGCAGTCCGCTGCCCGCGTGGTGGCGCTGACCGGCTCTTCCGGCAAAACCTCGGTAAAAGAGATGACCGCCGCGATCCTGCGCCAGTGTGGTGAAACCCTCTACACCGCCGGCAACCTGAATAACGACATCGGCGTGCCGCTGACCCTGCTGCGCCTGACCGCCGAACACCAGTACGCGGTGATCGAACTGGGTGCCAACCACCAGGGTGAAATCGCGTACACCACCGAACTGACCCGCCCGGAAACGGCGCTGGTCAACAACCTCGCCGCCGCGCATCTGGAAGGGTTTGGCTCGCTGGCCGGCGTGGCGAAAGCGAAGGGCGAAATCTTTAACGGCCTGCCGCTGCACGGCACCGCCATTCTCAACGCCGACAGTAACGACTGGCCACACTGGCAGGCCGGCCTGCAGGGTAAAACGGTATGGCGCTTCTCGCCGGACGCGCAGGCCGACAGCGATTTCTACGCCAGCGAGGTGCGTTTTTCGCCGCGCGGCACCCACTTTACGCTGCACAGCCCGCAGGGCGAGGTGGCGATTACGCTGCCGCTGCCGGGCCGCCATAACATTGCCAACGCGCTGGCCGCTACCGCACTGTCGCTCTCTGTCGGTGCTCCGCTCAGCGCGGTGCAAAGCGGGCTGAGCCAGCTGCAGGCGGTGCCGGGGCGGCTGTTCCCGATTGTTCTCAATGAACAGCAGCTGCTGCTGGATGACAGCTACAACGCCAACGTCGGCTCCATGACCGCCGCTGCACAGGTGCTCGGTGAGATGCCGGGCTACCGCGTGCTGGTGGTGGGCGATATGGGCGAGCTGGGGGATGAGGCCGCCGAGTGCCACCGTCAGGTGGGGGAAGCGGCGCGTCTGGCCGGGATCGACAAAGTATTGAGCGTGGGCACGCTCAGCCGTGGCATCAGCGATGCCAGCGGCGTGGGTGAACATTTCAGTGACAAAGCCGCGCTCTCAGCCCGCGTCAGCGAGCTGCTGGCACAACATAAAACGATGACCGTATTAGTGAAAGGTTCCCGCAGTGCCGCGATGGAACAGGTAGTACACAGCTTACAGGAGAAAGGCACATGTTAG
- the murE gene encoding UDP-N-acetylmuramoyl-L-alanyl-D-glutamate--2,6-diaminopimelate ligase translates to MTDRNLRDLLAPWVPGLPAHPLRDMILDSRAAAAGDLFVAIKGHAADGRRFIPQAIAQGVAAVLAEAEGAASDGDVVEMHGVPVIYLAQLSQRLSALAGRFYDQPGDKLKLVGVTGTNGKTTTTQLLAQWAQLLGETGAVMGTVGNGLYGQLTPAENTTGSAVDVQHLLASLAEQGATLAAMEVSSHGLVQHRVAALPFAAAAFTNLSRDHLDYHGDMAGYEAAKWLLFAEHQVGQAIINADDEVGRRWLSKLPDAVAVTMEDNLQPGCHGRWLKATAVDYHDGGATVAFSSNWGDATIESRLMGAFNVSNLLVALGTLLALDYPLAALVATAGQLQPVTGRMEVFSAPGKPTVVVDYAHTPDALEKALAAARLHCTGKLWCLFGCGGDRDKGKRPLMGAIAEQFADVVVVTDDNPRSEDPAAIIADVLSGLLDPGRALAMPGRAQAVTHAVMQAQEGDIVLVAGKGHEDYQIVGSQRFDYSDRATVARLLGVLA, encoded by the coding sequence GTGACCGATCGTAACCTGCGCGACTTACTGGCTCCATGGGTGCCTGGTCTGCCAGCGCACCCGCTGCGTGACATGATTCTGGACAGCCGCGCGGCGGCTGCCGGCGATCTGTTTGTGGCGATTAAAGGGCACGCGGCAGACGGCCGCCGTTTTATCCCGCAGGCCATTGCCCAGGGCGTGGCGGCGGTGCTGGCCGAAGCGGAAGGCGCGGCCAGCGATGGCGATGTGGTTGAGATGCACGGCGTGCCGGTGATTTATCTGGCCCAGCTCTCCCAGCGCCTGTCTGCCCTGGCCGGGCGCTTTTATGACCAGCCGGGCGATAAACTGAAGCTGGTGGGCGTTACCGGGACCAACGGGAAAACCACCACCACCCAGCTGCTGGCACAGTGGGCGCAGCTGCTGGGAGAAACCGGCGCGGTGATGGGCACCGTCGGCAACGGCCTGTACGGCCAGCTGACGCCGGCGGAGAACACCACCGGCTCTGCGGTCGACGTGCAGCATCTGCTGGCGTCGCTGGCAGAACAGGGGGCGACTCTGGCCGCGATGGAGGTCTCCTCTCACGGCCTGGTGCAGCACCGCGTGGCGGCGCTGCCGTTTGCCGCCGCTGCCTTTACCAACCTCAGCCGCGATCACCTCGACTATCACGGCGATATGGCCGGTTATGAAGCCGCCAAATGGCTGCTGTTTGCCGAACACCAGGTCGGCCAGGCGATTATCAACGCCGACGATGAAGTGGGGCGCCGCTGGCTGAGCAAGCTGCCGGATGCGGTAGCCGTCACTATGGAAGATAACCTGCAGCCGGGCTGTCATGGCCGCTGGCTGAAGGCCACCGCCGTGGACTATCACGACGGCGGCGCGACCGTCGCCTTCAGCTCAAACTGGGGCGACGCCACCATTGAGAGCCGCCTGATGGGCGCCTTCAACGTCAGCAACCTGCTGGTGGCGCTGGGCACCCTGCTGGCGCTGGATTACCCGCTGGCAGCGCTGGTGGCGACCGCCGGCCAGCTGCAGCCGGTTACCGGGCGGATGGAAGTCTTCAGCGCCCCCGGCAAACCGACGGTGGTGGTTGATTACGCCCATACGCCGGACGCGCTGGAAAAAGCGCTGGCGGCGGCACGCCTGCACTGCACCGGTAAACTCTGGTGCCTGTTTGGCTGCGGCGGCGACCGTGATAAAGGCAAACGTCCACTGATGGGGGCGATTGCCGAACAGTTTGCTGACGTGGTGGTGGTCACCGACGACAACCCGAGGAGCGAAGATCCGGCGGCGATCATCGCCGACGTGCTGAGCGGCCTGCTCGACCCCGGCCGCGCGCTGGCGATGCCGGGGCGCGCGCAGGCGGTCACCCACGCGGTGATGCAGGCGCAGGAGGGCGATATCGTGCTGGTGGCCGGTAAAGGCCATGAGGATTATCAGATCGTCGGCAGCCAGCGCTTTGACTACTCCGACCGCGCTACCGTAGCGCGGCTGCTGGGGGTGCTGGCATGA
- a CDS encoding peptidoglycan glycosyltransferase FtsI — MRAATKTQKSKRTEDQASFVSWRFALLCGCILLALVGLLARAAYLQVINPERLVREGDMRSLRVQAVPTSRGMISDRAGRPLAVSVPVNAIWADPKELHQKGGVTLDSRWKALSDALSIPLDQLAARVNANPDGRFVYLARQVNPAIGDYIKKLKLPGIYLREESRRYYPAGQVTSHLIGFTNIDGQGIEGVEKSFDKWLTGQPGERTVRKDRYGRVIEDISSVDSQAAHNLALSIDERLQAQVYRELNNAVAFNKAESGTAVLVDVNTGEVLAMANSPAYNPNNLTGTTKDVMRNRAITDIFEPGSTVKPMVVMTALERGVVRENSVLNTVPYRINGHEIKDVARYSELTLTGVLQKSSNVGVSRLALAMPSSALVETYSHFGLGKATNLGLVGESSGLYPQKQRWSDIERATFSFGYGLMVTPLQLARVYATIGSYGIYRPLSITKVDPPVAGQRAFPEATVRTVMHMMESVALPGGGGVKAAIKGYRIAIKTGTAKKVGPDGKYVNKYIAYTAGVAPASNPRFALVVVINDPQAGKYYGGAVSAPVFGAIMGGVLRTMNVEPDALTTPEKNEIVTNKKEGSSDRS; from the coding sequence ATGAGAGCCGCAACCAAGACGCAGAAGTCGAAACGCACGGAAGATCAGGCCAGCTTTGTTAGCTGGCGTTTTGCGTTGCTGTGTGGCTGTATTTTACTGGCGCTGGTCGGGCTGTTGGCCCGCGCGGCGTATCTGCAGGTGATTAATCCTGAACGGCTGGTGCGTGAAGGTGACATGCGTTCGCTGCGCGTGCAGGCCGTACCGACCTCACGCGGCATGATCAGCGATCGTGCCGGCCGCCCGCTGGCGGTCAGCGTGCCGGTTAACGCCATCTGGGCCGATCCGAAGGAGCTGCACCAGAAGGGCGGCGTGACGCTCGACAGCCGCTGGAAAGCGCTGTCGGACGCGCTCTCCATTCCTCTCGACCAGCTGGCCGCCCGCGTCAATGCCAACCCTGACGGGCGCTTTGTCTATCTGGCCCGTCAGGTCAACCCGGCGATTGGCGACTACATCAAGAAGCTCAAGCTGCCGGGCATTTATCTGCGTGAAGAGTCCCGTCGCTACTACCCGGCCGGTCAGGTGACCTCTCACCTGATCGGCTTTACCAATATTGATGGCCAGGGCATTGAAGGCGTTGAGAAGAGCTTCGATAAGTGGCTGACCGGCCAGCCTGGTGAACGTACCGTGCGTAAAGACCGCTACGGCCGCGTAATCGAGGATATCTCCTCCGTTGACAGCCAGGCGGCACACAACCTGGCGCTGAGCATTGACGAACGCCTGCAGGCGCAGGTGTACCGTGAACTGAACAACGCGGTGGCCTTTAACAAGGCTGAATCGGGTACCGCGGTGCTGGTTGATGTCAATACCGGCGAAGTGCTGGCGATGGCCAACAGCCCGGCCTACAACCCGAATAATCTCACCGGCACCACCAAAGACGTGATGCGTAACCGCGCGATCACCGACATCTTCGAACCGGGTTCGACGGTTAAGCCGATGGTGGTGATGACCGCGCTGGAGCGCGGCGTGGTGCGTGAAAACAGCGTACTGAACACCGTACCTTACCGAATTAATGGCCACGAGATCAAAGACGTGGCGCGTTACAGTGAACTCACCCTGACCGGGGTGCTACAGAAGTCGTCTAACGTCGGGGTTTCTCGGCTGGCGTTAGCGATGCCCTCCAGTGCGTTAGTAGAAACTTACTCTCACTTTGGCCTGGGCAAAGCGACCAATTTGGGGTTGGTCGGAGAAAGCAGTGGCTTATATCCTCAAAAACAACGGTGGTCTGACATAGAGAGGGCCACCTTCTCTTTCGGCTACGGGCTAATGGTAACGCCGTTACAGCTAGCGCGAGTCTATGCAACCATTGGCAGCTATGGCATCTATCGCCCGCTGTCGATTACCAAAGTTGACCCGCCGGTGGCGGGTCAACGCGCCTTCCCGGAAGCCACGGTGCGCACCGTCATGCACATGATGGAGAGCGTGGCGCTGCCGGGCGGCGGCGGCGTAAAAGCGGCGATTAAGGGCTATCGCATCGCGATTAAAACCGGTACCGCGAAGAAGGTCGGGCCGGACGGCAAGTACGTGAACAAATACATTGCTTACACCGCCGGCGTAGCGCCGGCCAGCAATCCTCGTTTTGCGCTGGTGGTGGTGATTAACGATCCCCAGGCGGGTAAATATTACGGTGGTGCGGTTTCTGCACCGGTATTTGGCGCGATTATGGGCGGCGTGCTGCGCACCATGAACGTCGAGCCGGATGCTCTCACCACCCCGGAAAAGAACGAGATTGTAACTAACAAGAAAGAGGGATCGAGTGACCGATCGTAA
- the ftsL gene encoding cell division protein FtsL produces the protein MIGNERHSLPGVIGGDILRHAKIPLILLIAVLVSSVLVVTTAHKTRLLTAQREQLVLERDALDIEWRNLILEENALGDHSRVERTSTEKLQMQHVDPSQEHIVVEQ, from the coding sequence ATGATCGGTAATGAGCGGCACAGCCTGCCCGGCGTGATCGGCGGCGATATCCTTCGCCACGCTAAGATCCCGCTGATCCTGCTGATCGCGGTGCTGGTTTCCTCAGTGCTGGTGGTGACCACCGCTCATAAAACGCGCCTGCTGACCGCGCAGCGCGAACAGCTGGTGCTGGAACGGGATGCGCTGGATATCGAATGGCGCAACCTGATCCTGGAAGAGAACGCCCTGGGCGATCACAGCCGGGTGGAACGCACGTCAACGGAGAAACTTCAAATGCAGCATGTTGATCCTTCGCAGGAACACATTGTGGTTGAACAATAA
- the rsmH gene encoding 16S rRNA (cytosine(1402)-N(4))-methyltransferase RsmH codes for MQDNFKHTTVLLDEAVNGLNLKSDGIYIDGTFGRGGHSRLILSQLGEQGKLFAIDRDPQAIAAAAEITDPRFSIIHGPFSALAEYMEERGLSGKIDGILLDLGVSSPQLDDAERGFSFMRDGPLDMRMDPTRGQSAAEWLLQADESDIAFVLKTFGEERFAKRIARAIVERNREQPMTRTKELADVIYVATPVKDKFKHPATRSFQAIRIWVNSELEEIERALKGALTALAPEGRLSVISFHSLEDRIVKRFMREQSRGPQVPHGLPMTEEQLSKLGGRYLKALGKMMPGEAEVAENPRARSSVLRIAERTSA; via the coding sequence ATGCAGGATAATTTTAAACACACCACCGTGCTGTTAGACGAGGCGGTAAACGGCCTCAACCTGAAGTCTGACGGGATCTACATTGACGGCACCTTCGGGCGTGGCGGTCACTCACGCCTGATCCTCTCCCAGCTGGGCGAGCAGGGCAAACTGTTCGCAATCGACCGCGATCCGCAGGCGATTGCCGCCGCGGCTGAGATTACCGATCCGCGCTTCAGCATTATCCACGGCCCGTTTTCTGCGCTGGCGGAGTACATGGAAGAGCGCGGTTTGTCCGGCAAGATCGACGGTATCCTGCTGGATTTAGGCGTCTCTTCGCCGCAGCTGGATGACGCCGAGCGCGGCTTCTCGTTTATGCGCGACGGCCCGCTGGATATGCGTATGGACCCGACCCGCGGCCAGTCTGCCGCCGAATGGCTGCTGCAGGCTGACGAAAGCGATATCGCATTTGTGCTGAAAACCTTCGGCGAGGAGCGCTTTGCCAAACGTATTGCCCGCGCCATTGTTGAACGCAACCGCGAGCAGCCGATGACGCGCACCAAAGAGCTGGCCGATGTGATTTACGTTGCCACGCCGGTGAAAGACAAATTTAAGCATCCTGCCACCCGCAGCTTCCAGGCCATTCGAATCTGGGTCAACAGCGAGCTGGAAGAGATCGAGCGGGCGCTGAAGGGCGCATTAACCGCGCTGGCACCCGAGGGACGCCTGTCGGTGATCAGCTTCCACTCGCTGGAAGACCGCATTGTGAAGCGCTTTATGCGTGAACAGAGCCGCGGGCCGCAGGTGCCACATGGCCTGCCGATGACCGAAGAGCAGCTTAGCAAGCTGGGCGGGCGTTACCTTAAGGCGCTGGGCAAAATGATGCCGGGTGAAGCGGAAGTCGCTGAGAACCCACGCGCGCGCAGTTCCGTGCTGCGCATTGCGGAGAGGACCTCAGCATGA
- the mraZ gene encoding division/cell wall cluster transcriptional repressor MraZ: MFRGATLVNLDSKGRLAVPTRYRETLIGESEGQMVCTIDLHQPCLLLYTLPEWEIIEQKLSRLSSMIPAERRVQRLLLGHASECQMDNAGRLLLANTLRQHANLTKEVMLVGQFNKFELWDEQTWYQQVREDIDAEHTSQQALSERLQDLSL, encoded by the coding sequence ATGTTCCGTGGGGCAACGCTAGTCAATCTCGACAGTAAAGGGCGGCTTGCCGTGCCAACGCGCTATCGCGAAACGCTGATCGGGGAATCTGAAGGGCAAATGGTCTGTACCATTGACCTCCATCAGCCATGTCTGCTGCTTTACACCCTGCCCGAATGGGAAATTATTGAACAAAAGCTCTCTCGCTTATCCAGCATGATCCCGGCCGAACGGCGCGTTCAGCGTCTGTTACTCGGGCATGCAAGCGAATGCCAGATGGATAATGCAGGTCGCTTACTGCTGGCGAACACCCTTCGTCAGCACGCGAACCTGACCAAAGAAGTGATGCTGGTTGGACAGTTCAACAAATTTGAACTGTGGGATGAACAGACCTGGTATCAACAAGTCAGGGAAGATATTGACGCAGAGCACACCTCTCAGCAGGCGCTGTCTGAGCGGTTACAGGATTTGTCACTATAG